A genomic segment from Anticarsia gemmatalis isolate Benzon Research Colony breed Stoneville strain chromosome 14, ilAntGemm2 primary, whole genome shotgun sequence encodes:
- the LOC142978418 gene encoding uncharacterized protein LOC142978418, producing MAHKVKNNHYVATHRSGVDSPSSGGYLHRASSRDENDSHRAPSERTLSEYTTMDERTRSPSGDHRNGRRPHTNGSPRAGDSGSEVYVTSAAYRPPSEISRQSRAPRSVYSYRSAVAPSVASTHRSKVSRKAGVKVDAMAAPNPFCPNVKGMCCLMLLLNLGLILVTLGFVIVLQFFEPLFVWILGIVFLIFGFITLVGSLIYCVVLCRENPYPRYPDDFYWTHHWSKTIGPSEIHYSASEKQYIKNGHGDRYNKYNGKYSDRESAKGYSDRESKLSRY from the exons ATGGCTCATAAAGTGAAGAACAACCATTACGTGGCCACTCACCGGTCCGGTGTGGACTCGCCCTCGTCGGGAGGGTACTTGCATAGAGCCTCGTCGAGGGATGAGAATGATAGTCATAGGGCGCCTTCGGAGAGAACGTTGTCGGAGTATACG ACAATGGATGAAAGGACGAGGTCTCCCTCTGGAGATCACAGGAACGGTCGTCGACCTCACACGAATGGTTCACCAAGAGCTGGAGACTCCGGCTCTGAGGTGTACGTCACCAGCGCTGCTTACAGACCACCTTCTGAAATAAG CCGGCAGTCCCGCGCTCCACGAAGCGTGTACTCATACCGAAGTGCAGTGGCGCCCTCTGTAGCGTCTACACACAGGTCCAAAGTCTCCCGAAAG GCTGGTGTGAAGGTAGACGCGATGGCAGCTCCGAACCCGTTCTGTCCGAACGTGAAGGGCATGTGCTGTCTGATGCTGCTCCTCAACCTGGGGCTGATCCTCGTCACCCTCGGCTTCGTCATCGTGCTGCAGTTCTTTGAGCCGCTGTTTGTTTG gatCCTAGGCATAGTGTTCCTGATTTTCGGCTTCATCACGCTAGTGGGCAGCCTTATTTACTGCGTAGTACTATGCCGAGAGAATCCCTACCCACGATACCCAGACGATTTCTACTGGACGCATCACTGGTCTAAAACCATAGGCCCATCAGAAATTCACTACAGTGCGAGTGAAAAACAATACATCAAAAACGGTCACGGTGACcggtacaataaatataatgggAAATATTCCGACCGGGAAAGCGCTAAAGGTTATTCCGACAGAGAAAGTAAACTTAGTAggtattga